TATTTTCATCATAAAATTGCGCAATAAGATCAATAATGGATGGGAGAAATGTGATATTTTTCCAATCATCCAACTTGTATTCACTACTTTCTTTGCTTTTGATAAACGTAACTGTTGGAAATGTTGAAAGGCTTCATTGGCTTCAAAATGTTCCATACATTCCGAAAGTACATAAGCATCTTCTATAGCTTGACATGCACCTTGTCCCATATTGGGTGTTGTTGCGTGGGCGGCATCTCCAATCAAACATACATTTTCCTTATACCATTGATTTATTGGAGCTAAATCAGCAATCTCGGCTGTGTTTATCTGATCAGTAGAAGTAGCACCGATTATTTCTTTGACGATGGGATGATAGTTACTCAGATTTTTTTTAAAGTCATCGAACTGTGGTGCAATACCGTCTTTATTATAAGATTTCAGTGCATACCAATAGACTTTATTTTCAGCAATTTGTACAAATCCAAACCTACTCGAAGTACTCCATGCTTCATTTAATTCATGCTGATATCGGGTTGATAGCTTAAAGTCTGTGACTCCTCTCCAACAAATTTGCTTGGCTTGTCGGGTTTTACTTTCAGGAAATAGCTGTGTCCTAATAGATGAGTGGATTCCGTCGGCACCAATGATTAGCTGTGATTGTATGCGTTTTCCATTTTCAAAAGTAATTTGATATCCATTTTCAAGGGGTGCTATACCCTTAGTTTTATGATGTAGATAAACTTCTGTTCTTTCTAAGGCATTCATTAAAATAGTCTGTAATTGACCTCTATGGATGGCAATGTTTTTAACGAGATGTTTTTTTTCAAAAAAGGTCAGATCTACTTTCGAGAGGGGAGAAAGATTGGGATGAGTAATTTTCATGGAGGATATAGGATTTCCTTCTTTCTCAATGGCTTTTCTTAATCCTAAATGTTCAAATACTTGCATGGCATTATTGGCAAGGATAATTCCTGCTCCTAAAGGTTTAAGTGTCTCTGCTTGTTCAAAAACCCTGACATTAAATCCTTTTTTCTCTAGTGCAATGGCAGTGGTAAGTCCACCAATTCCGGCACCGATAATATCTATTGTCATAATATTGAAGATTGATTAGTACAAACGTACTAAATTTATGTTAAATAGTACACTTGTACTAAAATTTTTATCTTTGTACTTATGAATGCTACCAAACAAAAGATATTAACTCAATCCCTTTCACTTTTTAATGAGAAGGGCATCTCCAATGTTTCTTTAAGAGCGATTGCAGATAAAGCGGGCATCAGTGTAGGCAATCTTCAGTATCACTTTAAGAAAAGAGAAGATATTGTAGAAGGATTGTACTTCCAATTGGTCGAGAAGATCGATGGTATATCACTTACTCTATCAGAAGATATATTGAAATCCTTCTTTTCTCTTGCTGAACAGGTAATGACTATCTTCTTTGAATATCATTTTTTTCTTTTAGATTTCACCACTGTAACAAGAGGGAATCAGAAGATAAAATTACATTATGCCACTCTTTCAAAAAGAAGAGAAATAGAGTTTTTAAAGGTTATAGATGTAATGATTGAACAGGGTTTATTTAGAAAGGAGATGTTAGAAAATGAGTATCAAAATTTATTTAAAAGGACGGAGGTGATCAGTAATTTTTGGTTCTCTTCATTACTAATCCAAGCAGATACGCTTACAGAAGATGCAATCAATGAATATACATTAATGATAAATCAGAGTATTTATCCTTACCTCACCAAGAAGGGGAAAGAAGAATACAATAGGTTGATGGATAGCTGAACATCAAAAAGCCATCAAATAGAATAAACTTATTTGATGGCTTTTGGAAGGAATTTCTTATGTTATTTGTGTTTCTCTACCCAAGTTTCAATTAATCGGATGAACCTTTTGTAATCATCTTGATAAACAAAATGCCCACAATTTTCAAAAATTTCTAGTTCACTATTAGGTAATCGTTGATTTAGTCGTATGCCGTTTTCTTTATGTAAGATGGCTTCATGTTTACCCCAAAAAATTTTAGTAGGAATAGTGATGTTTTTCAAGTTCTCGTCTATATCCTTTACCGCATCTGGGTATTTTTTAAACCATTTCATATTGTTGGCCACCTTACCAGTGTGTGACTTTTTATAATCTGAAATTTCAAATTTATTGGGGACGTATTGAACGTTGCCTAAGTTCTTGGCAGATTCAATTAATGCACCACTTCCAGCGATTACAAACATCGTACGCCAGAAGCCTGAGTGAACCATTTTTTTCATAACACTTGGCTCCGATGTAGGCAGTGCTGCCGGTCCATCACCAATCATTAATGATTTGATTTTATGTTTATGATGGATGACATAAGTTAAAGCGGAGGGCATACCGACATCAGGTCCGACTAAATGGGAAGATTCAATATCAAAGTGTTTTAAAAATGAGTTTAAGAAAGATCCTTGAAACTTAAAGGACATATAGTCTGCTTTCCCCTCACTTGCTCCAAATCCTGGTAAGTCATAAGCGAAAAGGTTATAGTTGTTCTTTAGCTGTTCCCAAACTGTAGAGTAGGCAATGATACTATGGGGAAAAGCAGATAAGAGAACAACAGTTTCTTTTTCTTGCAGATCGATAATTGATTTTGCCATTCTAATTTTAACCCCATTAATTGAGGTAAACTCCAAAGGCATATCAAAAGGTTTTTCAATGGTTGGTTGATGAGAATAACCGTTTTGCTTTCTAATTTTGTTTAGCTCAGACATTTCTGGAGTAATAAGGCTCACAAAAGCAGCGTTAAAACGATCGTATAAGTTAATTGTAGATAATTTTTTTTCGTCTATCATTTGAAATAAAGTTTTTTAGGTAGAATAACTTAGTAAAAACGAACCACAAAAAGAATAAGTCAATAATATCGTTATACTTCTTCTTGATAAATATAACTTACCATTTGATTGATAAGGAAAGAACCACCTCAGAAATAAACCTGAGGTGGTCTTATGTTATTGTATTACTAATTTACTTTTTTGATTTTCTCCACTAGAACTGATGATGGAAATAACATAAGTTCCTTTTTGTAAATGAGAGATGGCTAAGGAAAGCTGAGATGTAAAAACTTGAGAACATACCTTTCTTCCCATAAGATCATAGATAATGATCACATTGGTAGTCTGATGATGTGAAGATTTTATATTCACTACATCAGAGGTAGGGTTAGGATATATACTAAACATCATTTTCTCCGCAGATGGTAATTCAGAAACGAGATGATCTCTAGTATTACTGGTATCAATCGTTAATTCTATATTATCCAAATAGGCATTGCCTGCAGCATCTTTTGGTCTCCAAAAGCCGATCTGACCAACAAAATCATCTTCTGATGTAGTGAAATGCACAACATATTCAGTGTAATTTGAAGAGGTGATTTCTTCTTCAAAATATTTATTACCATTCGCATCTTTGATATACAATCGAGGAGGAATACTTGGATTATCCACCTTTGCTACAAATTTTAAGGTATATGATGTATTGGCTTCTGTAGTAAAAAACTGACTGACTCCACCTTTTTCTACCATTTTTAAAGATTTCGTTCCTGCATATGGTGAAGCAGATTCTATAGAGGTTCCGCCATAATAAGACCAAGCTGAAAGTCCATCTTCAAAATCAGGGTTAATAATAGTATCTGAAATTTCATTTCCTGTACTGTTAATTTTGCATGTAGCAGAAAGACCTTCTTGTCCAATGACAGTAGCGGTAATTGTTGCACTTCCTTCAGCATGTGTGAGTACAAAACCAGTTTCATCAACAGTACAAACAGCGGTATTATTACTCGACCAAGTCACTTCATAATTATCCTCTCCGGTTACTGTAGCAGCTAATTCAATAAACTTGCCGGTTACTAAATTAGCAGTATTCTGTGATAAGGAAATAGAAGAAGCTAAAGCAGGATTGCCCACTTTAACGATACATTGCGAATAGATTTGTCTTAAATCAATCACCTTTGCTGTAATTACAGTATGACCTTCAGCCAAAGAAGTAACTTTCCCGTTTTGATCCACAGTAGCCACAAGTGGATTACTACTGCTCCATTCTAAGACATTATTAAAAGCATCTGCAGGAACGATCGAGCCATTAATAGTTTCACTGGAATTGAGCGACATAGTTAATTCATTGGAAGATAAATTGACATCGGTGGCCCAGATCTCTTCATCATGCAATAAACCTAAGAAGATAGGATGAAGTAGTTCTCTTTCCCATCTTACCATTACGGAATCCAGAGTATCTCTTGTTGCCCTAAAGTCGGAATTCCAATATAGATTTTCAGTATCATCTTCACTTACATTGGTACTTAAATCATACAGCTTTTTGTTCGATCCGTCTTTATGGTAAAGTATCTTATAATCTTCATGGCGAACAGCATGTCTATCATTGTCAAACTTTTGAATAAAAATAGATTCATGTGGCCTTCCTGATACTTGTTGAGTGAGATAAGGAATCAGGTTTTTACCATCTAATGGTTTATCGGGATCGATAGGAGAGTTGGACAGCTCAGATAAGGTAGCAAAAATATCCAATGCAGAAACGGGATAATTGTAATCAGTTCCCTCTGTTAAAACTCCTTTCCATTGCATTGCAAAAGGCACTCTAAAACCCCCTTCATAGATATCACTTTTTCCTCCTCTTAGGATACCATTATCTGAAGCATTTTTGGGTTCAGGGCCTCCATTGTCCGAAAGGAAAAATACCATTGTATTTTCTTCTAAACCAAGAGCAGCCAACTGATCTAAAACTCTACCTACTCCTCTATCTACAGCATAGACCATCGCTGCGTAAGTTCTTCTCTTTTCATCAGAAATATGAGAGAAGAGTGCAAGGTCTTCATCTTTCGCTTGCAAGGGGGTATGTGGAGCATTATATGAAAGAAATAGAAAGAAAGGATTATTCTGATGTCTTTCGATAAAGTTGACAGCTTCTGTAGAAAACTCATCTGTTAAATATTCATCTGTTTCTTCAGGAGTATGGTCTCTCATGATCCATGTATCATAGCTTTCTTCCTCATTGGCTGCTTGGTAACTATCTTGAATCACTAAATCTTCAGGATGGTAATTATGACCACCTCCTAGGTGACCATAAAATTCAGTAAAACCTCGATTGAGAGGGTGGTTTGAGATATGGGCCCCTAAATGCCATTTACCAATGATGCCAGAACTATAGCCTACTTGTCCAACAGATTCAGCAATGGTTTGTTGATCCAACGGCAAACCTTGGTTAGGGTCATCAACTCTATAGAGCGGGTTTCTACCAAAACCAAAACGTTGTTGGTAACGACCTGTAATAAAGCCGGCTCTACTTGGACCACAAACAGAATAAGTAGTATACCCACTAGTGAATCGTATACCATTTTCAGCGATACGGTCGATGTTGGGGGTTGGAATATCTGTAGCACCATTAAAACCAACATCAACATACCCAAGGTCATCAGTCATGATCACAATCACATTGGGTTTATTTAAGTTGGGTAAGTCCTTAAGGATAAACTTATCGATAG
The Flammeovirga agarivorans genome window above contains:
- a CDS encoding alpha/beta fold hydrolase, which produces MIDEKKLSTINLYDRFNAAFVSLITPEMSELNKIRKQNGYSHQPTIEKPFDMPLEFTSINGVKIRMAKSIIDLQEKETVVLLSAFPHSIIAYSTVWEQLKNNYNLFAYDLPGFGASEGKADYMSFKFQGSFLNSFLKHFDIESSHLVGPDVGMPSALTYVIHHKHKIKSLMIGDGPAALPTSEPSVMKKMVHSGFWRTMFVIAGSGALIESAKNLGNVQYVPNKFEISDYKKSHTGKVANNMKWFKKYPDAVKDIDENLKNITIPTKIFWGKHEAILHKENGIRLNQRLPNSELEIFENCGHFVYQDDYKRFIRLIETWVEKHK
- a CDS encoding FAD-dependent monooxygenase: MTIDIIGAGIGGLTTAIALEKKGFNVRVFEQAETLKPLGAGIILANNAMQVFEHLGLRKAIEKEGNPISSMKITHPNLSPLSKVDLTFFEKKHLVKNIAIHRGQLQTILMNALERTEVYLHHKTKGIAPLENGYQITFENGKRIQSQLIIGADGIHSSIRTQLFPESKTRQAKQICWRGVTDFKLSTRYQHELNEAWSTSSRFGFVQIAENKVYWYALKSYNKDGIAPQFDDFKKNLSNYHPIVKEIIGATSTDQINTAEIADLAPINQWYKENVCLIGDAAHATTPNMGQGACQAIEDAYVLSECMEHFEANEAFQHFQQLRLSKAKKVVNTSWMIGKISHFSHPLLILLRNFMMKITASFNRKQTAYIFQIPSV
- a CDS encoding TetR/AcrR family transcriptional regulator; translation: MNATKQKILTQSLSLFNEKGISNVSLRAIADKAGISVGNLQYHFKKREDIVEGLYFQLVEKIDGISLTLSEDILKSFFSLAEQVMTIFFEYHFFLLDFTTVTRGNQKIKLHYATLSKRREIEFLKVIDVMIEQGLFRKEMLENEYQNLFKRTEVISNFWFSSLLIQADTLTEDAINEYTLMINQSIYPYLTKKGKEEYNRLMDS
- a CDS encoding sulfatase-like hydrolase/transferase, with the protein product MKKPDFLLLYLMLFFTTTSMAYEVGETIEAENTTLIGNTAIVSKEFASGGSFVKLNKTPVGAMALTFENIVTAGKYKLQLYAFNANVTQSIDLSINGGDFSPVVIQPSNWAYQDSAKVSIIEVDLLAGSNTLTFQANQTSISIDKFILKDLPNLNKPNVIVIMTDDLGYVDVGFNGATDIPTPNIDRIAENGIRFTSGYTTYSVCGPSRAGFITGRYQQRFGFGRNPLYRVDDPNQGLPLDQQTIAESVGQVGYSSGIIGKWHLGAHISNHPLNRGFTEFYGHLGGGHNYHPEDLVIQDSYQAANEEESYDTWIMRDHTPEETDEYLTDEFSTEAVNFIERHQNNPFFLFLSYNAPHTPLQAKDEDLALFSHISDEKRRTYAAMVYAVDRGVGRVLDQLAALGLEENTMVFFLSDNGGPEPKNASDNGILRGGKSDIYEGGFRVPFAMQWKGVLTEGTDYNYPVSALDIFATLSELSNSPIDPDKPLDGKNLIPYLTQQVSGRPHESIFIQKFDNDRHAVRHEDYKILYHKDGSNKKLYDLSTNVSEDDTENLYWNSDFRATRDTLDSVMVRWERELLHPIFLGLLHDEEIWATDVNLSSNELTMSLNSSETINGSIVPADAFNNVLEWSSSNPLVATVDQNGKVTSLAEGHTVITAKVIDLRQIYSQCIVKVGNPALASSISLSQNTANLVTGKFIELAATVTGEDNYEVTWSSNNTAVCTVDETGFVLTHAEGSATITATVIGQEGLSATCKINSTGNEISDTIINPDFEDGLSAWSYYGGTSIESASPYAGTKSLKMVEKGGVSQFFTTEANTSYTLKFVAKVDNPSIPPRLYIKDANGNKYFEEEITSSNYTEYVVHFTTSEDDFVGQIGFWRPKDAAGNAYLDNIELTIDTSNTRDHLVSELPSAEKMMFSIYPNPTSDVVNIKSSHHQTTNVIIIYDLMGRKVCSQVFTSQLSLAISHLQKGTYVISIISSSGENQKSKLVIQ